One genomic region from Reichenbachiella ulvae encodes:
- a CDS encoding ATP-binding protein gives MLKSILDTLSIALIFISFVILIKNRDKIKETDSILFGGLLLLLFGYFVLLFIDSEEFENILGALIPVLFAFVFYSIIQKQKNDELEQNEEKLRLAVDATKAGLWNLDFDRNELIISESWFDILRYKPSELNPITLEKWGELIHPEDLKASKAQFIDHLKKKTPLLESMIRIRHKDQSWVWFQLRGKVVNFSDDGRALRMTGTLIDLSKQKELELNLKQQLDTNKLLFEQNEEQSATIADNQEKYRVLYENSNDAIILIKDHLFFDCNKKSFELFKCEPNYLLDQHPAFFSPKIQPDGETSEAKAARYFAKVEEGEAIVFDWQHIRPNGELFDVSVSLNAVVLGSEKYVQAVLRDITKDKRIAKELEAYRNNLEQLVDERTAELRQSNEELRITMRELQDAQAQLIQAEKMASLGILTAGIAHEINNPLNFIMGGYRGLQIFLKEPLKEDEQLAKLLDSIKIGADRAIDIVKGLNQFSRTREELDEECNIPEILDNCLLLLNNRIKSRIEVEKNYHTDLPKITGNVGKLHQVFINLIHNASDAISDEGNIQVSANPTGAGVWITIEDDGMGVKKKDLKKLTDPFFTTKPPGKGTGLGLSLSYSFIKEHKGKLEIESEEGEGTKVKVFLPLTH, from the coding sequence ATGTTGAAGAGCATCTTAGATACCCTATCAATCGCCCTGATTTTTATCTCTTTTGTTATTTTGATCAAAAATCGAGATAAGATCAAAGAAACCGATAGCATTCTATTTGGAGGCTTGCTGCTACTCTTATTTGGGTATTTTGTTTTATTATTCATCGATAGTGAAGAATTTGAAAATATTCTGGGTGCCCTCATTCCCGTCCTATTTGCTTTTGTTTTCTACTCCATTATTCAAAAACAAAAAAATGACGAACTAGAACAAAATGAAGAAAAGCTCAGGCTGGCAGTAGATGCTACCAAGGCAGGCTTATGGAATTTAGATTTTGATCGAAATGAATTGATCATATCAGAATCATGGTTCGACATCCTGAGATACAAACCTTCTGAGTTAAACCCGATCACATTAGAAAAATGGGGGGAATTGATTCACCCTGAAGACTTGAAAGCATCCAAGGCTCAATTCATCGACCATCTTAAGAAAAAAACTCCGCTTCTGGAGTCTATGATTCGCATCAGACACAAAGATCAATCGTGGGTTTGGTTTCAGTTGAGAGGAAAAGTGGTGAACTTTTCAGATGATGGACGAGCGCTAAGAATGACTGGCACCCTCATCGACCTTAGCAAGCAAAAAGAGCTAGAACTCAATCTAAAACAACAATTAGATACCAACAAACTGCTATTCGAACAAAACGAGGAGCAATCTGCAACTATAGCAGACAATCAGGAAAAATACAGAGTGCTTTATGAAAACTCCAATGATGCCATCATTCTAATAAAAGACCACTTATTCTTTGATTGCAACAAAAAATCCTTTGAACTCTTCAAGTGCGAACCCAATTATCTTTTAGACCAGCACCCTGCATTTTTTAGTCCCAAAATTCAACCAGATGGAGAGACTTCTGAAGCTAAAGCTGCGCGCTACTTCGCTAAAGTAGAAGAAGGAGAAGCCATCGTATTTGATTGGCAGCATATACGACCCAATGGAGAGCTATTCGATGTATCGGTCAGTCTCAATGCTGTAGTTCTTGGAAGTGAAAAATACGTTCAGGCTGTACTTCGTGACATTACCAAAGACAAACGCATAGCCAAAGAGCTGGAAGCTTACCGAAACAATCTAGAGCAATTAGTAGATGAGCGAACTGCTGAGCTCCGCCAATCAAATGAAGAACTCAGAATAACCATGAGAGAGCTTCAGGATGCCCAGGCCCAACTCATTCAGGCCGAAAAAATGGCTTCATTAGGTATACTGACTGCAGGAATTGCACACGAAATCAACAATCCACTCAATTTTATTATGGGTGGATATAGGGGGCTTCAGATCTTTCTGAAAGAGCCCTTGAAAGAGGATGAGCAACTGGCCAAGTTACTAGATAGTATTAAAATCGGAGCAGACCGAGCCATAGATATTGTAAAAGGACTCAACCAGTTCAGTAGAACCAGGGAGGAATTGGATGAGGAATGCAATATTCCAGAAATCCTCGACAACTGCCTGTTGCTCCTAAATAACAGGATAAAATCTAGAATCGAAGTAGAAAAGAATTATCACACTGACCTCCCCAAAATCACTGGAAATGTAGGCAAACTCCATCAAGTATTCATCAACCTGATCCACAATGCCAGTGATGCTATCAGTGATGAAGGAAATATTCAAGTAAGTGCCAACCCAACCGGAGCTGGAGTATGGATCACAATAGAGGATGACGGAATGGGTGTAAAAAAGAAAGATTTGAAAAAGCTAACCGACCCATTTTTCACCACAAAGCCTCCAGGAAAAGGCACCGGTCTGGGCCTATCCCTTTCCTACTCCTTCATCAAGGAGCATAAAGGAAAGCTGGAAATCGAAAGTGAAGAAGGAGAGGGAACCAAAGTAAAGGTTTTTCTACCCTTGACCCATTAA
- the infB gene encoding translation initiation factor IF-2: MAEGKMIRLNQVARKLNVGIDTVVEYLNGKGYEVERSPNTKITSEQYALLSKEYADSAHEKEEASGLTIGTKQTENVVIKAGSSTESEEKKEEEILIKDNTADTSTPEPAKVEPKKEEPVKEEKKEESVKAEAEKLQGFKVVGKIDLDEKGNRKKEEPKKEEPVAETPKKEEPKKEEPKVEAPKKEPKKEEPKKEEPKVEAPKAEEKKAEEKPAPAAPKKEEPKVVKAPEAPKKEESKTIEAKADSLRGLKVLGKIELPADKRRDKPVASSDAKKEGDKKRPRKRISRNKPQGGPGSGPGAGGGQQRGGGRDQRGGGKFNKDKKKVVKEELTDKEIQDKIKATLAKLSGGKTNTNVSRSKYRKDKRTAAAEAHEERMQQEQEESKILKVTEFISANDLASLLDVSVNDIISTCMSLGMFVSINQRLDAESITIIADEFGYNVEFTTQDDEVDVAEEEDADENLEERAPIVTIMGHVDHGKTSLLDFIRDSSVTEGEAGGITQHIGAYDVKTSSGKRVAFLDTPGHEAFTAMRARGAKITDIVIIVVAADDDVMPQTKEAINHAQVAGVPIIIAINKIDKPTANPDKIKEALSQNNILVEDWGGKYQCQEISAKTGQGIEDLLEKVLLEAEVLELKANPNKKAVGSVIEATLDKGRGYVTTMMVQSGTMEVGDVVLAGSYFGKVKAMFDHTGKKLKKAGPSTPLQMLGLDGAAQAGDKFNVMDSDREAREIATKREQIQREQSIRTKKHITLDEIGRRLAIGSFKELNVIVKGDVDGSVEALSDSLLKLSTNEVQVNIIHKGVGQISESDVLLASASDAVVIGFQVRPSGGAKKIAEKDEIEIRLYSIIYDAINDVKDAMEGLLAPTVEEVITGNIEVREVFKISRVGTVAGCYVTDGYVKRANHIRLIRDGIVTYEGEIGQLKRFKDDVQEVKYGYECGISIKNFNDIKVGDVIEGYEKREVKRSL, from the coding sequence ATGGCAGAAGGTAAAATGATTCGTCTCAACCAAGTGGCCCGCAAACTGAATGTGGGTATAGACACTGTCGTTGAATACTTGAATGGGAAAGGCTATGAGGTAGAACGTAGCCCGAACACTAAAATAACGTCCGAACAATACGCATTACTATCTAAGGAATACGCAGATTCTGCGCATGAGAAGGAAGAGGCTTCTGGTCTGACTATTGGTACCAAGCAAACTGAAAATGTTGTTATCAAAGCTGGTTCTTCTACCGAATCAGAAGAGAAGAAGGAAGAGGAAATCCTGATCAAAGACAATACTGCTGATACTTCTACTCCCGAACCTGCCAAAGTGGAGCCTAAGAAGGAAGAGCCTGTCAAGGAAGAAAAGAAAGAGGAATCTGTGAAAGCAGAGGCTGAGAAACTGCAAGGTTTTAAAGTAGTAGGCAAGATCGACCTTGACGAAAAAGGGAATAGAAAGAAGGAGGAGCCTAAGAAGGAAGAACCTGTCGCGGAAACTCCGAAGAAGGAGGAACCAAAGAAGGAAGAACCTAAAGTAGAAGCTCCGAAAAAAGAGCCGAAGAAAGAGGAACCTAAAAAGGAAGAACCTAAGGTAGAAGCTCCAAAAGCAGAAGAGAAGAAGGCTGAAGAAAAGCCCGCTCCTGCAGCTCCTAAGAAAGAAGAGCCTAAAGTAGTAAAGGCTCCAGAGGCACCGAAAAAGGAAGAGTCTAAAACCATTGAAGCAAAGGCTGATTCTCTGAGAGGATTGAAGGTTTTAGGGAAAATTGAACTCCCAGCGGACAAAAGAAGAGATAAACCAGTGGCTTCTTCAGATGCCAAAAAAGAGGGAGATAAGAAACGTCCAAGAAAACGCATTAGCAGAAACAAACCACAAGGAGGTCCAGGTTCTGGACCAGGTGCCGGTGGAGGACAACAACGCGGAGGTGGAAGAGACCAAAGAGGCGGAGGAAAATTCAATAAAGACAAGAAGAAAGTTGTTAAGGAAGAACTTACTGATAAAGAAATTCAGGATAAGATCAAGGCAACTTTGGCTAAGCTAAGTGGAGGTAAAACCAACACGAACGTAAGCCGATCAAAATATAGAAAGGATAAACGTACTGCAGCAGCTGAGGCTCACGAAGAGAGAATGCAGCAAGAGCAGGAAGAGTCTAAAATTCTAAAAGTGACAGAGTTTATCTCTGCCAATGACTTAGCTAGTTTGCTTGACGTCTCTGTCAATGATATTATCTCAACTTGTATGAGTTTGGGTATGTTCGTTTCTATCAACCAAAGACTGGATGCTGAATCTATTACGATTATAGCAGACGAATTTGGTTACAATGTCGAATTTACCACTCAGGATGATGAGGTAGATGTTGCAGAAGAGGAAGATGCGGATGAAAATCTTGAAGAAAGAGCACCGATCGTTACGATCATGGGACACGTTGACCATGGTAAAACTTCTTTGCTTGACTTTATTAGAGATTCAAGTGTAACTGAAGGAGAAGCAGGGGGAATTACCCAGCACATTGGGGCCTATGATGTGAAAACATCATCTGGCAAACGCGTAGCATTCCTTGATACACCGGGTCACGAGGCTTTTACAGCGATGCGTGCTCGTGGTGCTAAGATTACGGATATTGTAATTATCGTAGTTGCAGCGGATGATGATGTGATGCCTCAAACGAAAGAAGCAATCAATCACGCACAGGTGGCAGGTGTGCCTATCATCATTGCGATCAACAAAATAGATAAACCAACAGCTAACCCTGACAAAATCAAAGAAGCACTATCTCAGAACAACATTCTAGTTGAAGATTGGGGTGGTAAATACCAGTGTCAGGAGATTTCAGCGAAGACAGGTCAAGGTATCGAGGACTTATTGGAAAAAGTGCTTTTGGAGGCTGAAGTTCTCGAGTTGAAAGCTAATCCTAATAAGAAAGCAGTAGGATCTGTCATAGAAGCCACACTGGATAAAGGTCGTGGGTATGTTACCACTATGATGGTACAGTCAGGTACTATGGAAGTCGGTGATGTGGTGTTGGCTGGTTCTTACTTCGGTAAGGTGAAGGCCATGTTTGACCACACAGGAAAAAAATTAAAAAAAGCAGGTCCTTCCACACCGTTGCAGATGCTAGGTTTGGATGGTGCTGCGCAGGCGGGTGACAAGTTCAACGTAATGGACAGTGATCGTGAGGCGAGAGAAATCGCAACCAAGCGTGAGCAGATCCAGAGAGAGCAAAGCATCCGTACGAAGAAACATATTACCCTGGATGAAATCGGTCGACGTTTGGCTATCGGTTCATTTAAGGAACTGAATGTGATTGTAAAAGGTGATGTGGATGGTTCTGTAGAGGCACTTTCTGATTCACTCTTGAAACTATCTACCAATGAGGTTCAGGTAAACATTATTCACAAAGGTGTAGGTCAGATTTCTGAATCTGATGTGCTTTTGGCCTCTGCGTCTGATGCGGTAGTGATTGGTTTCCAGGTTAGACCTTCTGGTGGAGCGAAGAAAATCGCTGAGAAGGACGAAATTGAAATCAGACTATACTCTATCATCTACGATGCGATCAATGATGTGAAAGACGCTATGGAAGGTCTATTGGCACCAACTGTAGAGGAAGTAATCACGGGTAACATTGAAGTGAGAGAAGTGTTCAAGATCTCGAGAGTGGGTACTGTAGCAGGTTGTTATGTAACTGATGGTTATGTGAAACGAGCTAATCACATCCGATTGATTAGGGATGGTATCGTGACTTATGAAGGAGAGATTGGACAATTGAAACGTTTCAAAGATGACGTTCAGGAAGTGAAATACGGGTACGAGTGTGGTATCAGTATCAAAAACTTCAATGACATCAAAGTAGGTGATGTGATAGAGGGATACGAGAAGCGAGAAGTAAAACGATCACTTTAA
- the nusA gene encoding transcription termination factor NusA: protein MDSSVLIESFSEFAKSKNVDRPTMIRILEDVFKTMIRKKFEYDDNFDIIINADKGDLEIWRFREIVDDNSEDIWDHDKISLTEARKIEPDFEIGEEVAEEVKLLDFGRRMVMTARQTLIQKVKDLEKDILFQKYKDLVGEIIVGEVYQVLGREVLLIDAEGNELTIPKSEQINKDRYRKGDSVRSIVDRVEIVNGNPRIILSRTSPTFLERLFESEVPEVYDGLITIKKVVREPGERAKVAVESYDDRIDPVGACVGMKGSRIHSIVRELQNENIDVINYTENMDLYISRALSPAKITSIKVEEESKRVSVYLKPDQVSLAIGKGGQNIKLASRLVEMEIDVFRELDGLEDEDVALSEFSDEIEEWVLEELRKIGLDTAKSVLNLSIEELQRRTDLEEETIQDILDILKQEFEQ, encoded by the coding sequence ATGGATAGTTCTGTATTAATAGAATCGTTTTCGGAATTTGCTAAAAGCAAGAACGTCGATAGACCAACCATGATCAGAATACTGGAAGATGTATTCAAGACGATGATCCGAAAGAAATTTGAGTATGATGATAATTTTGATATTATCATCAATGCTGACAAAGGTGACCTTGAGATATGGAGGTTTAGAGAAATCGTGGACGATAACTCTGAAGATATTTGGGATCACGACAAGATTAGTTTGACTGAAGCGAGAAAAATTGAGCCAGATTTTGAAATTGGAGAAGAAGTAGCTGAAGAGGTGAAACTGCTCGATTTTGGTCGTAGAATGGTAATGACGGCTCGTCAGACTTTGATCCAAAAAGTAAAGGATCTGGAGAAGGATATCCTTTTCCAAAAGTATAAGGATTTGGTAGGCGAAATCATCGTAGGTGAGGTTTATCAGGTGTTAGGAAGAGAAGTGCTTTTGATCGATGCAGAAGGAAACGAATTGACGATTCCAAAATCTGAGCAGATCAACAAGGATAGATATAGAAAAGGTGACTCGGTAAGATCGATCGTAGACAGAGTAGAGATAGTGAATGGTAATCCTCGTATTATTCTTTCAAGAACATCTCCTACTTTCCTTGAGAGATTGTTCGAAAGCGAAGTGCCAGAAGTATACGATGGTTTGATCACGATCAAAAAGGTGGTAAGAGAGCCAGGTGAGCGTGCCAAAGTGGCTGTAGAGTCTTACGATGATCGTATCGATCCGGTAGGTGCCTGTGTGGGGATGAAAGGATCTCGTATCCACAGCATCGTGCGCGAATTGCAAAATGAAAACATTGATGTAATCAACTACACTGAGAATATGGATCTTTACATCTCAAGAGCCTTGAGTCCAGCAAAGATCACTAGTATCAAAGTAGAAGAAGAAAGTAAAAGAGTTTCTGTTTATCTCAAACCAGATCAGGTGTCTTTGGCCATTGGTAAAGGCGGTCAGAACATCAAATTGGCTAGCCGATTGGTAGAGATGGAGATAGATGTATTTAGAGAACTGGACGGTCTGGAAGATGAGGATGTTGCGTTGAGCGAATTCTCAGATGAGATCGAAGAGTGGGTATTGGAGGAGCTTAGAAAGATTGGTTTGGATACTGCGAAGAGCGTATTGAATCTTTCTATCGAGGAGCTACAAAGAAGAACCGACCTGGAAGAAGAAACCATCCAGGATATACTCGACATCTTAAAGCAGGAATTTGAACAATAA
- the rimP gene encoding ribosome maturation factor RimP gives MSEIVKHIESWTLESIADQSDLFLVDIIKKGNSDTGKIIVLLDGDQGVPIDKCVEVSRNISRRIDEELDLQDPLTLEVSSPGLDHPLKLHRQYQKNVGKQLRVTMDDKSLVEGELLSVSEDTVVIKELKDKKKKIFEEREIKFSDINKTIVLVSFK, from the coding sequence GTGAGTGAAATCGTAAAACATATCGAATCCTGGACGCTGGAGTCCATTGCTGATCAGTCAGATCTCTTTTTGGTAGATATTATCAAGAAAGGAAACTCTGATACTGGGAAGATTATTGTGCTTCTGGATGGGGATCAAGGTGTGCCGATTGACAAGTGTGTGGAGGTAAGTCGAAACATTTCTCGTCGTATCGATGAGGAGTTGGACTTGCAAGACCCGTTGACTTTGGAGGTTTCTTCTCCGGGATTGGATCATCCACTGAAGTTGCATCGCCAATATCAAAAGAATGTTGGTAAGCAGTTGAGGGTAACAATGGATGATAAATCACTGGTAGAAGGTGAATTGCTATCCGTATCAGAAGATACAGTTGTGATCAAGGAGCTGAAGGATAAAAAGAAGAAAATCTTTGAAGAGCGGGAGATTAAGTTTAGTGATATAAATAAAACTATTGTTCTAGTTTCATTCAAATAA
- a CDS encoding SRPBCC domain-containing protein gives MKQIETEIIIEAPIEVVWKTFIAFDAYKEWNHVIDIKGTPELGEKLTVKIILNDKTSTFKPKITKLEEERIIEWTGNLAHRRIFSGNHYFHFHPEGESLTRLTHGERFSGIFSRPIIRKIEKDTIAAFQKFNQAFKEQSECLVI, from the coding sequence ATGAAACAGATTGAAACCGAAATTATCATAGAAGCCCCGATCGAAGTGGTCTGGAAAACCTTCATAGCATTTGATGCATACAAAGAATGGAACCATGTCATTGACATAAAAGGAACTCCTGAACTAGGTGAGAAATTGACAGTAAAAATCATATTGAATGACAAAACGTCAACCTTCAAGCCCAAAATCACTAAACTGGAAGAAGAAAGAATCATAGAATGGACGGGCAATCTAGCTCATAGGAGAATCTTCTCAGGCAATCACTATTTTCATTTTCATCCTGAAGGAGAGAGTCTAACGCGTCTTACACATGGTGAGAGATTTTCTGGCATATTTAGCCGACCCATCATTCGAAAAATCGAAAAAGACACCATCGCTGCTTTTCAAAAATTCAATCAGGCATTCAAAGAACAATCCGAATGTCTTGTGATTTGA
- a CDS encoding sterol desaturase family protein: METYAQVLLIAIPSFMVLMAIEALYGWAIKKQTLRSFDTIASISSGITNLLKDILGLTLVIVGYTWMQEHIAIIHIEATWLVYVISFVLIDLAGYTKHYLSHHINYFWNEHVVHHSSEEFNLACALRQTISNFFSLSAFLLIPAALLGMPPKVIATIGPLHLFLQFWYHTRHIPKLGWLEYLIVTPSQHRVHHAINKIYLDKNLGQIFPWWDRLFGTFQEELDEEPCVYGIKKPAKTWNPIIINFQHLWILIKDAWRTKDWNAKFTIWFRPTGWRPTDVAIKYPIEVIDNPEDQVKYDTPASALFHIWSWIQLGITLALLLFMLINFVAIGFPMLFLYGAFIAIHVFSYTSLMDLNRSAIWIELIKCAAALYWIWSSGDWFGLSHYIPYGNIIISVYFILSLIMAAFLSSREIKKPSLTPAA; the protein is encoded by the coding sequence ATGGAGACATACGCCCAGGTATTACTCATAGCCATCCCTTCTTTTATGGTTCTGATGGCCATCGAGGCCCTTTACGGTTGGGCCATCAAAAAACAAACCTTACGAAGTTTTGACACTATCGCCAGCATCAGTTCTGGCATTACCAACTTGCTCAAGGACATTCTGGGATTAACACTGGTCATCGTAGGATATACCTGGATGCAAGAGCATATCGCCATTATCCATATCGAAGCTACCTGGCTCGTTTATGTGATCAGCTTTGTTTTGATCGATTTGGCAGGATACACCAAACACTACCTATCTCATCACATCAACTACTTTTGGAACGAACACGTAGTCCATCACAGCAGCGAAGAATTCAACCTGGCCTGTGCTCTAAGACAAACCATTTCCAATTTTTTTAGCCTATCCGCCTTTCTGCTCATCCCCGCAGCCTTGCTGGGTATGCCTCCCAAGGTGATAGCCACCATCGGCCCCTTGCATTTATTTCTCCAATTTTGGTATCACACACGTCATATCCCTAAACTCGGTTGGCTGGAATACCTGATTGTGACACCCTCCCAGCACAGGGTCCATCATGCCATCAACAAGATATATTTAGACAAAAACCTTGGGCAGATTTTCCCCTGGTGGGATAGACTATTTGGCACTTTTCAAGAAGAATTAGATGAGGAGCCTTGTGTCTATGGCATTAAGAAGCCAGCAAAAACCTGGAATCCCATCATCATCAATTTTCAGCATCTGTGGATTCTTATCAAGGACGCCTGGCGAACCAAAGACTGGAATGCCAAATTCACCATATGGTTTAGACCTACAGGCTGGAGACCCACTGATGTCGCAATCAAGTACCCCATTGAAGTAATCGACAATCCTGAAGATCAGGTCAAATATGACACGCCTGCCTCAGCATTGTTTCACATCTGGTCATGGATCCAATTGGGTATCACATTAGCATTATTGCTTTTCATGCTGATCAATTTTGTAGCAATAGGCTTCCCGATGCTTTTCTTGTATGGGGCATTCATCGCGATTCATGTCTTTTCCTACACATCTTTGATGGATTTGAACCGGTCTGCCATTTGGATAGAATTGATCAAGTGCGCTGCTGCGTTGTATTGGATTTGGAGTTCAGGTGATTGGTTTGGACTTAGCCATTACATACCATATGGCAACATCATCATTTCTGTATATTTTATTCTTTCATTGATCATGGCAGCTTTCCTCTCATCCCGCGAAATAAAAAAGCCGTCCCTTACCCCAGCGGCTTAG
- a CDS encoding DUF885 domain-containing protein, giving the protein MKKLFLGFASILFLAIACEPTKEPIDHNAKLEAFFEKTFEQRIQRSPEFQTRLGRKTNQDKWDDYSAAFEKEGLEITKKNLKWIQDSIDYSLLSKDNKVSYDLFVSQAENKIADFKYRLYSYPVNQMFGLHSSVPSFLINMHRIDSIADAKNYLARVEALPALFDQLIVNLKEREDKGIVPPKFVFGRVIDDCKNIISGQPLTEEGTNSIYEDLASKVDALDISDKEKEGLKADMTEALQAKAKPAYESLIVFLTEQEGRATTDHGAWKFPEGEAFYQNALNRTTTTSLTSDEIHEIGLKEVARIHGEMKDIMKQVGFEGELKDFFTFLKEDEQFYYPNTDEAKEEYLDSAKSIINNMKSRLDELFLTKPKADMIVRRVESFREKSAGKAFYQRPAKDGSRPGIYYANLYNSKNMPKFEMEALAYHEGIPGHHMQMSIAQELEGIPEFRKFSRYTAYSEGWGLYCEQIPKEMGLYADPYSDYGRLAMELWRACRLVVDTGIHGKKWTREEGIAYYQNNTSGSERECVRMLERHIVMPSQATAYKIGMMKILELRTKALEQLGDKFDIREYHDVVLTNGLVPLDLLEKLVDEWVASKSAA; this is encoded by the coding sequence ATGAAAAAATTATTTTTAGGTTTCGCATCAATCCTATTTTTAGCGATTGCCTGCGAGCCAACCAAGGAGCCCATTGATCACAATGCCAAATTGGAAGCCTTTTTTGAGAAGACTTTCGAACAGAGGATTCAAAGATCACCAGAATTCCAGACCAGATTGGGTCGAAAGACCAACCAGGATAAATGGGATGATTATTCTGCTGCTTTTGAAAAGGAAGGTTTAGAAATCACCAAAAAAAATCTGAAATGGATTCAGGATTCTATCGATTACAGCTTGCTGTCGAAAGATAATAAGGTGAGTTATGATTTGTTTGTGAGTCAGGCTGAGAATAAAATAGCTGATTTCAAATATCGATTGTACAGCTATCCAGTCAATCAAATGTTTGGTCTGCACTCTTCTGTGCCAAGTTTTCTTATCAATATGCACAGAATAGATTCTATCGCGGATGCTAAAAATTATTTGGCTAGAGTAGAGGCCTTGCCGGCTCTTTTTGATCAATTGATAGTCAATCTCAAGGAGAGAGAGGACAAAGGAATCGTTCCTCCAAAATTTGTTTTTGGTCGTGTGATTGATGATTGTAAAAACATCATCTCTGGTCAACCGCTGACGGAGGAAGGAACAAATTCGATCTATGAAGATTTAGCCAGCAAGGTAGATGCACTGGATATCAGTGATAAGGAAAAGGAAGGTTTGAAAGCGGACATGACAGAGGCGTTACAGGCCAAGGCTAAACCAGCCTATGAGTCCTTAATTGTTTTCCTGACTGAACAAGAAGGTAGAGCGACCACTGATCATGGCGCCTGGAAGTTTCCTGAAGGGGAGGCATTCTACCAAAATGCCTTGAATAGAACTACTACGACTAGCTTGACCTCAGATGAGATCCACGAGATTGGATTGAAAGAGGTGGCCAGGATCCATGGCGAGATGAAAGATATCATGAAGCAAGTTGGGTTCGAAGGAGAGTTAAAGGACTTTTTCACTTTCTTGAAAGAGGACGAGCAGTTTTATTATCCTAACACGGACGAAGCAAAAGAAGAGTATCTGGATTCGGCTAAAAGTATAATCAACAACATGAAATCCAGATTGGACGAATTGTTTCTGACCAAGCCAAAGGCAGACATGATAGTAAGAAGAGTAGAATCTTTCCGAGAGAAATCGGCAGGTAAGGCTTTTTATCAGCGTCCGGCCAAGGATGGCAGCCGACCGGGGATTTACTATGCGAATCTTTACAATTCGAAGAATATGCCAAAGTTCGAAATGGAGGCATTGGCTTATCATGAAGGGATACCTGGTCACCACATGCAAATGAGTATTGCGCAAGAATTGGAAGGGATTCCTGAGTTTAGAAAGTTTTCTCGCTATACCGCTTATTCTGAAGGCTGGGGATTGTACTGTGAACAAATCCCAAAGGAAATGGGCTTGTATGCCGATCCATATTCAGACTATGGGAGATTAGCTATGGAGCTTTGGAGAGCTTGTAGACTGGTAGTAGATACTGGGATTCATGGTAAGAAGTGGACAAGAGAAGAGGGTATCGCCTATTATCAGAACAACACCTCTGGGTCGGAGAGAGAATGTGTGAGAATGTTAGAGCGACACATCGTGATGCCTTCGCAAGCGACTGCTTACAAGATCGGGATGATGAAGATTTTGGAACTGAGAACCAAGGCACTGGAGCAGCTAGGCGACAAGTTTGATATACGAGAATATCACGATGTGGTCTTAACCAACGGATTGGTTCCATTGGATTTGCTAGAAAAACTAGTTGACGAATGGGTGGCTTCTAAAAGCGCTGCATAG